GGTCATCCTGGACGGCATCGCCGTCTTCACGCCGGAACAGACGGCGGAGTACCTGAACGTCTACGCCCGGCCCTTCGCCCCGGAACTGGACGGCACCCATCTGCTGCGCTGCTTCATGTATTGCCGCGACCAGTCGCTGTTCTATCCCTGGTACAAGCGCGATCTGGCGCACAAGCTGGACAGCAGCCTCTATTCCCCCCAGGCGCTGCAGGATATGGTCCTGGAAGTGCTGAAGGCGGCGGAGACCTATCCGGTCAGCTACCGCGCCGCCTTCACCTACGACCCCACCATCCGTATGCCGCTGGTCACCCAGCCGGTGCTGGTGGTCGCCTCGATGCAGGATGGCCTGCTGGAGGGCACCATCGAAGCCGCCAAGAACATCAACGCGCCGTTTCGCGGCCTGCCCGGCTTCAGCACGCCCGAGTTCAAGCCCAAGCTGGCGGAGGAAATCCGCGCCTTCGTGGGCTGATTGCCGTTACGGCGGCATGAGTTTCGGCTCATGCCGCCTAGGCTGCGACCGCAGCCGCCGGAGTTTTGTGGGGAACGAAGTGGACCGCAAAACGAGGAAGCCCAAGCCAGCGGATGCTGGCGCCCGGCGAATGAGGGGACCTTTGATCGCTCCCGATCAAAGGTCGCTGGATAAGGCGTTCTGACATACCGTCGCGATGGTCCGGCGCAGCCAGCGGTGCGCCGGATCCCCGTCCATGCGGGGATGCCAGATGGCGGAGACGGTGAA
The sequence above is drawn from the Azospirillaceae bacterium genome and encodes:
- a CDS encoding alpha/beta hydrolase, which encodes MAIIKRGFVDTSFGQLHYRTAGQGPAVILHHMSPGSAKQLESLIALLADGYRVVAFDTPGNGDSTPLPLAEPTIADLAAGLLEGITALGITQAAVYGSHTGADVAIEVAIAAPQVITKVILDGIAVFTPEQTAEYLNVYARPFAPELDGTHLLRCFMYCRDQSLFYPWYKRDLAHKLDSSLYSPQALQDMVLEVLKAAETYPVSYRAAFTYDPTIRMPLVTQPVLVVASMQDGLLEGTIEAAKNINAPFRGLPGFSTPEFKPKLAEEIRAFVG